The Polyangium mundeleinium genome contains the following window.
ACCGTCCCTGAGAGCAGCGAAAGCGCGCGCTGCTTGGCCTCCACCGCGGACGCGCCTTTCGCCATCATCGCGCCCGTCAGCATGTTGACTCGCTCGATCGTCGCAGGATCGTTCGACACGAGCTTCTCTGCCACGACGGCCGCGTGAAAGGCCTGCCGCCGCGTCAGCATCATCGAGAGCAGCGCGACGCCGACGCTGCCCCCGAGCATGCGCGTCAAATTGAAAAACCCCGTCGCGGAGGCGACGTCCTTGCGCGGAATGGGACCAAGCGAGGCCATCGAAAGCGGCAAGAACATGAACACGGTGCCCAACGAGCGCACGATGAGCGGCCAGAAGAGATCGTCGCCGCTCGTCATCGGATTCATCGTGGAGAACATCGCCAGCGAGCCCGCCAGGATGAGCGCCCCGATCACCAGCATGAGCCGCGGATCCATCTTCCGCGCCAGCCTCCCCGCGACCTGCATCATCGCCGCCGTGGCGAGCGCGCCGGGCAGCATCATGAGGCCCGTCTGTTGGGACGTGTAACGCAGGTTCGTCTGCGCGAAGATCGGCACCGCGAAAAGCCCGCCATACAGGGCCATACCCACGACCACCGAGAGGATGCTGCCCGCCCATAACGAGCGGTACCGGAGCACGCGCAGGTCCACGACGGGCTCGTCCGACGCGAGCGCGCGCCGCACGAAGAGCACGAGCGACACGATCGACGCGACGCACAGGACGACGATCATCGGATCATCGAACCAGTCGTGGGAATTTCCCTCCTCGAGGAACGTCTGCAGGCAACCGAGGCCAATGGCCAGCATGGCGATGGAGGCCCAGTCGATGCCCTTCGGAGGCGTCTTGTGCGGCTCGTCGGGCGGGAGCGCCGAGAGGCAAAGCAGAACCGCGAGCACGCCGAGCGGCAGGTTGATGAAGAAGATCCACCGCCAGCCGATGTTCGTCACGATGTAACCGCCCAGCGTGGGGCCGATCGCGGGACCCGCGATGACGATGGCCCCGAAGAACGATTGCGCCGTGGCCTGCTCCTCCTTGGGAAACGTCTCGAAGAGGATCGACTGCGCCTTGGCCATCAGGCCGCCGCCCGTGATCCCCTGCAAAACACGCGCGATGACCAGCATCGGCAGGCTCGTCGAGAGCCCGCACAGGAGCGAGGCCACCGTGAAGCCCACGAGCGAGAAGATGAAATACTTTTTCTTGCCAAACCTGTGCCCCAGCCACGCGGCGAGCGGCAGGATGATGACGTTCGCGACGGCGTAACTCGACACGATCCAGCTCGCCTGGCTGAGCGACGCGCCAAGCGAGGTCTGCATGTCGGCGAGCCCCACGTTGACGATGCTCGTGTCGATGACCTCGAGCAGCGCGCCGATGGCCACCGCGATGGCCACGGCCCACTTGTTGTTTTGGGGCGCGGCGACGGCGAGCGCGGGCGGCGCGACAGCGAGCTGAGCCTGGGCCACGACGAACCTCCTATCCGCGCGTATCGATGGACAGCTCGACGCTCATGCCCGGCCGCAGCACGAGGCCCTGCGGCACGTCGCGCAGCTTCACGCGCACGGGCACGCGCTGCACCACCTTCGTGTAGTTGCCGCTCGCGTTGTCCGGCGGCAGCAGCGTGAAGCGCGAGCCCGTCGCGCCGGACAAACTCTCGAGCTCGCCGTGCAACGTGACGCCCGGCAACGCGTCGATCACCAAGTGCGCGGGCTGGCCCGCGTGCATCTTCGCGACCTGCGTCTCCTTGAAGTTCGCCGTCACCCACACGAGCGGCGTCACGAGCTGCACGATGGCCTGCCCCGACGCGACCTGTTGCCCCACGGCGATCGTCTTCTTCGAAGCCACGCCGTCCGCGGGGGCCACGATGCGCGTGTATGAAAGCTCGAGCTTCGCCAGATCCCGCGCCGCCTTCGCGATGGCCACCTGCGCCCGCGCCGTCTTCGCGCGCGCCTGCGCCTGCGCCACGAGCGCGTCCACGTTGCTCGTTTGCTCCAGTTTGGCCGAGGCCTCCGTCGTGCGACTCCGCGCCACGGCGATGTTTGCCCGCAGCGTCGACAGCCGCGCCCGCGCCGCCTCCAGGTTCGCCTGCGCCACGGCGAAGCTCGTCTCCGCCTGATCCAACGAGGCTTGCGGAAGCGCGCCCTGCTCGAGCAGCTTGCGGTTGCGGTTGCGATCGGTCTCGGCCTGCTTGAAGGCCGTGTCCGCGGACTTCACCGAAGCCTCGGCTTCCTTGAGCTGATCGGCCGCCGACACCACGCCGCCCTGCGCCGTTTGCAGCGACGCCGCTGCCACGGACTTGTTGCCGAGGGCGTTAATCTCGGCCACGCGCGCGTCCGCTTCGGCCGCCTCGGCCGCCGCCTCGGCCGCCTCCACGTTGGCCTCGGCCTGCGCGACCTTCGCCTTCGCGCTCTCGTCGTCGAGCACGGCCAGCGTATCGCCCGCCTTGACCTGCTGGTTCTCCGTGAAGAGCACCTGCGCGATGGTCCCGCCCGTGCGCGCTGGCACCGCGATCACCTCGCCGTCCACCTGCGCGTTGTCCGTGCTCTCCACGGTGCGGTGCGTCCACCAGTACCCCCCGCCGCCCACGACGGCGACGAGCAGCAGGACGAACAGGAGCGGGCGCCCCTTGCTTTTCGGCTTCGCGGAGGCGCCCGCGGCAGCGCTCCCCTCGACGGAGGGGGCTTGGGGAACGACGTCGGAAGCGGATGTCGCGGTGCTCATGCGTGACCCTCAAGGCAACTAGCTGTTGCCATAGTACCCAGCAGCGGGTACATTGGCAACAGCTAGTTGCCTTTGAGGCAGATCAGCACGAAAATTTCGGAGGATCCGTTCGGTAGACCGAGAGCCCATGCACCGCGCGAACACGCCCCCGCCCGTTCCACGAACCCGCCGCACCGAAGGCACACGTGTCCGCGGGCGCGCCGAGCGCGTGGTCGCGGCCGTACTCACCGCGACGCACGAGGAGCTCGGGCGCGTGGGCTACGGCGCGCTGCGCGTCGAAGACGTGGCGGCGCGCTCGGGGGTAAACAAGACGACCATCTACCGGCGCTGGCCGACCAAAGCGGAGCTCGTCGCGGCGTCCTTGCGCGCCGCCAACGAGGAGCAGGAGCAGCCGGACACGGGCACGCTTCGCGGGGATCTCCTGGTGGTGGTGATGAGGACGGTGCGAACGTGCAAGACCCCCACGGGCC
Protein-coding sequences here:
- a CDS encoding HlyD family secretion protein — encoded protein: MSTATSASDVVPQAPSVEGSAAAGASAKPKSKGRPLLFVLLLVAVVGGGGYWWTHRTVESTDNAQVDGEVIAVPARTGGTIAQVLFTENQQVKAGDTLAVLDDESAKAKVAQAEANVEAAEAAAEAAEADARVAEINALGNKSVAAASLQTAQGGVVSAADQLKEAEASVKSADTAFKQAETDRNRNRKLLEQGALPQASLDQAETSFAVAQANLEAARARLSTLRANIAVARSRTTEASAKLEQTSNVDALVAQAQARAKTARAQVAIAKAARDLAKLELSYTRIVAPADGVASKKTIAVGQQVASGQAIVQLVTPLVWVTANFKETQVAKMHAGQPAHLVIDALPGVTLHGELESLSGATGSRFTLLPPDNASGNYTKVVQRVPVRVKLRDVPQGLVLRPGMSVELSIDTRG
- a CDS encoding DHA2 family efflux MFS transporter permease subunit; this encodes MAQAQLAVAPPALAVAAPQNNKWAVAIAVAIGALLEVIDTSIVNVGLADMQTSLGASLSQASWIVSSYAVANVIILPLAAWLGHRFGKKKYFIFSLVGFTVASLLCGLSTSLPMLVIARVLQGITGGGLMAKAQSILFETFPKEEQATAQSFFGAIVIAGPAIGPTLGGYIVTNIGWRWIFFINLPLGVLAVLLCLSALPPDEPHKTPPKGIDWASIAMLAIGLGCLQTFLEEGNSHDWFDDPMIVVLCVASIVSLVLFVRRALASDEPVVDLRVLRYRSLWAGSILSVVVGMALYGGLFAVPIFAQTNLRYTSQQTGLMMLPGALATAAMMQVAGRLARKMDPRLMLVIGALILAGSLAMFSTMNPMTSGDDLFWPLIVRSLGTVFMFLPLSMASLGPIPRKDVASATGFFNLTRMLGGSVGVALLSMMLTRRQAFHAAVVAEKLVSNDPATIERVNMLTGAMMAKGASAVEAKQRALSLLSGTVAQQGSIMSFADTFWLAGMLIVLFLPLVMLLGKPQQGVKVDAGH
- a CDS encoding TetR/AcrR family transcriptional regulator; amino-acid sequence: MHRANTPPPVPRTRRTEGTRVRGRAERVVAAVLTATHEELGRVGYGALRVEDVAARSGVNKTTIYRRWPTKAELVAASLRAANEEQEQPDTGTLRGDLLVVVMRTVRTCKTPTGRGIVRMLQTERADPEVEALSRSLRDRRWQRNRALLERGITRGELPADVNPELLLDLILGGIYARLIHRGEDIREDYAAAAIDTVLAGARAGAARLPNEPQQ